Proteins from a genomic interval of Salinarchaeum sp. Harcht-Bsk1:
- a CDS encoding MazG-like family protein, producing the protein MDDPQQRVAAFVADKDLSAPPAYRLLDLVSETGELAKEANESTGYGTDPDAIDLSADELGDVYFSLLALAEAADVDAEAALSGALAKYERRLEEGDTAGSGG; encoded by the coding sequence ATGGACGACCCACAGCAACGCGTCGCCGCCTTCGTCGCGGACAAGGACCTCTCGGCGCCGCCGGCCTACCGCCTGCTCGATCTCGTGAGCGAGACAGGCGAACTCGCGAAGGAGGCGAACGAATCGACGGGCTACGGCACCGATCCCGATGCGATCGACCTGTCGGCCGACGAGCTCGGCGACGTCTACTTCTCGCTGCTCGCGCTCGCCGAGGCGGCGGACGTCGACGCGGAGGCCGCACTTTCGGGCGCGCTCGCGAAGTACGAGCGGCGGCTGGAGGAGGGTGACACCGCGGGAAGCGGCGGGTAG
- the hisD gene encoding histidinol dehydrogenase, giving the protein MNVRAIADLPPDERAALFERDAGIGDARADAREIVERVRDEGDVALREYAEDLDGVAVGNLDVTDEAERAWERLDGDLRTAIEDAIENVRAFHERQVPEDWTEEFEGRELGRRFRPIERAGVYVPGGTAAYPSSAIMGVIPAAVAGVEQIAVATPPAEEFSDATLGAIHAARADRVYAAGGAQAIGALAYGTETVDRVQKIVGPGNRWVSAAKAEVRGDVEIDFVAGPSEVLVLADETADPTLVAAELVAQAEHSPNAAVVAVTDDEALAEAVAESVESQAAERDRTETIQAALDNDASGILLARSQSEAVAVAEEFAAEHLAIYADEPAELADRVPSAGSVFLGEYTPVAAGDYASGTNHVLPTNGLARVTGGLSVDTFLRASTVQRLDRDALADLRGTIETLAEAEGLDAHAESVRKRFEE; this is encoded by the coding sequence ATGAACGTACGGGCCATCGCCGACCTGCCGCCCGACGAGCGGGCGGCCCTCTTCGAGCGCGACGCCGGGATCGGGGATGCACGGGCCGACGCCCGGGAGATCGTCGAGCGCGTTCGAGACGAGGGCGACGTCGCGTTGCGCGAGTACGCCGAGGACCTCGACGGCGTCGCCGTCGGCAACCTCGACGTCACCGACGAGGCCGAGCGCGCCTGGGAGCGTCTCGACGGCGACCTCCGGACCGCGATCGAGGACGCCATCGAGAACGTCCGGGCCTTCCACGAACGCCAGGTGCCCGAGGACTGGACCGAGGAGTTCGAAGGCCGCGAACTCGGCCGCCGGTTCCGGCCGATCGAGCGCGCCGGCGTCTACGTCCCCGGCGGCACCGCCGCCTACCCCTCCAGCGCGATCATGGGCGTGATCCCGGCGGCCGTCGCGGGCGTCGAGCAGATCGCCGTCGCGACGCCGCCCGCCGAGGAGTTCTCCGACGCCACGCTCGGCGCGATCCACGCCGCCAGAGCCGATCGGGTCTACGCCGCCGGCGGCGCCCAGGCCATCGGCGCGCTCGCCTACGGCACCGAGACCGTCGATCGCGTCCAGAAGATCGTCGGGCCGGGCAACCGGTGGGTCAGCGCCGCGAAGGCGGAGGTCCGTGGTGACGTCGAGATCGACTTCGTCGCCGGGCCGAGCGAAGTGCTCGTGCTCGCCGACGAGACGGCGGACCCGACGCTCGTCGCCGCAGAACTCGTCGCACAGGCCGAGCATTCCCCGAACGCCGCGGTCGTGGCAGTCACCGACGACGAGGCCCTCGCAGAGGCTGTCGCGGAAAGTGTCGAGTCACAGGCGGCCGAGCGCGACCGCACCGAGACGATCCAGGCGGCGCTGGATAACGACGCCAGCGGCATCCTCCTCGCCCGATCGCAGTCCGAGGCCGTCGCGGTCGCCGAGGAGTTCGCCGCCGAGCACCTCGCGATCTACGCCGACGAGCCAGCGGAACTGGCCGACCGCGTCCCCTCCGCCGGCAGCGTCTTCCTCGGCGAGTACACCCCCGTCGCCGCGGGCGACTACGCCTCCGGGACGAACCACGTCCTTCCGACGAACGGCCTGGCGCGGGTGACCGGCGGACTCTCCGTCGACACCTTCCTCCGCGCTTCCACCGTCCAGCGCCTCGACCGCGACGCCCTCGCCGACCTCCGGGGTACGATCGAGACGCTCGCGGAGGCGGAGGGCCTCGACGCTCACGCCGAGAGCGTCCGGAAGCGCTTCGAGGAGTAG
- a CDS encoding SDR family NAD(P)-dependent oxidoreductase: protein MGADSDAAFDGDVWFVTGTSRGMGREFAAAALDAGHAVVATGRDTGAVTEAVGEHEALLVAELDVTNPADAEAAAAAAVDRFGRIDVLVNNAGISYKGFFEEMTMAEIEHQLEANLLGQMHVTRAVLPVMRDQRSGHVVSISSGAGLSGFAFSSAYAASKFAVEGWMDALAEEVAPFGIDTTIVNPGFFRTTLTSRESMPFTDPSIDDYAERRAEQMEWWTEQRGEQPNDPARLADALVEIAGEDDPPRRFIAGEDAIELAEERVAELSEQIEAYPELSRSMAYDDA from the coding sequence ATGGGAGCCGATTCGGACGCCGCGTTCGACGGCGACGTCTGGTTCGTCACAGGAACGAGTCGTGGGATGGGCCGCGAATTCGCCGCCGCCGCACTCGACGCCGGCCACGCGGTCGTGGCCACCGGTCGGGACACGGGCGCCGTGACCGAGGCCGTCGGCGAGCACGAGGCGCTGCTGGTCGCGGAACTCGACGTCACGAACCCTGCCGACGCCGAAGCGGCCGCGGCGGCCGCCGTCGATCGGTTCGGCCGCATCGACGTACTGGTCAACAACGCCGGAATATCGTACAAAGGCTTCTTCGAGGAGATGACGATGGCGGAGATCGAGCACCAGCTCGAGGCGAACCTCCTCGGACAGATGCATGTCACCCGCGCCGTGCTTCCGGTCATGCGCGACCAGCGCTCGGGACACGTCGTCTCGATTTCGTCGGGCGCCGGGCTCTCCGGGTTCGCGTTCAGTTCAGCCTACGCGGCCTCGAAGTTCGCTGTCGAAGGCTGGATGGACGCGCTGGCCGAGGAGGTCGCGCCCTTCGGCATCGACACGACGATCGTCAATCCGGGGTTCTTCCGCACGACGCTCACGTCCCGGGAGTCGATGCCCTTCACCGATCCGTCGATCGACGACTACGCCGAGCGGCGAGCGGAGCAGATGGAGTGGTGGACCGAGCAGCGCGGCGAGCAGCCGAACGATCCGGCGAGGCTCGCCGACGCGCTGGTCGAGATCGCCGGCGAGGACGATCCGCCGCGGCGCTTCATCGCCGGCGAGGACGCGATCGAACTCGCCGAAGAACGAGTCGCCGAACTCTCCGAGCAGATCGAGGCCTACCCCGAGCTCTCGCGGTCGATGGCCTACGACGATGCGTAG
- a CDS encoding glucose 1-dehydrogenase encodes MPDNVQPTPQREYFDFENEVAFVSGAAGGIGRATALAFAQEGAAVVVADIDEAGNRETAERIDALGSDALAVTCDLREPAEVQAAIERTIDEFGRLDYACNNAGVEQRSVKTADLDVEEWDRLLDTDLRGVFLSMKYQIPPIREHGGAIVNISSGAGIRGFPESGYVAAKHGVVGLTKSAALEYADTDLRINAVCPGIIDTSMMDRVTDDREGGRQSVVEQEPIGRMGEPAEIANAVLWLCSDAASFVLGHAMVVDGGQTV; translated from the coding sequence ATGCCCGACAACGTACAGCCGACCCCACAGCGCGAGTACTTCGACTTTGAGAACGAGGTCGCGTTCGTCTCCGGCGCGGCGGGCGGGATCGGCCGCGCGACGGCGCTGGCATTCGCTCAGGAGGGTGCCGCCGTCGTCGTCGCCGACATCGACGAAGCGGGCAACCGAGAGACAGCCGAGCGGATCGACGCGCTCGGGAGCGACGCACTCGCCGTCACGTGCGACCTTCGGGAACCCGCGGAAGTCCAGGCGGCGATCGAGCGAACGATCGACGAGTTCGGCCGGCTGGACTACGCCTGCAACAACGCCGGCGTCGAACAGCGCTCGGTGAAGACGGCGGACCTGGACGTCGAGGAATGGGACCGGCTCCTGGACACCGACCTGCGTGGCGTCTTCCTCTCGATGAAGTACCAGATCCCACCGATTCGAGAGCATGGCGGTGCGATCGTCAATATCTCCTCGGGTGCTGGCATTCGAGGCTTCCCCGAATCCGGGTACGTCGCCGCGAAACACGGCGTCGTCGGCCTCACGAAGTCGGCAGCCCTCGAGTACGCGGACACGGATCTCCGCATCAACGCCGTCTGTCCGGGCATTATCGACACGTCGATGATGGATCGCGTCACCGACGACAGGGAGGGCGGCCGCCAGTCGGTGGTCGAACAGGAGCCGATCGGACGGATGGGCGAGCCCGCGGAGATCGCCAACGCGGTGCTCTGGCTGTGCTCGGACGCGGCGTCGTTCGTCCTCGGGCACGCCATGGTCGTCGACGGCGGCCAGACGGTGTAG
- a CDS encoding DJ-1/PfpI family protein has protein sequence MSGKKILQIAGDFVEDYENMVPFQALQMVGHDVHAVCPEKEAGDTVKTAIHDFRGDQTYLETRGHDFEITASLVEIDPADYDALVVPGGRAPEYLRTYDEVIETVQHFFEEDKPVATLCHGPQILAAAGVLDGREITSYPAVRPECERAGCSWVDGVVTDGNLVTAQAWPDHPEWLAQFLDVLGTDVEHGEPQTAAADDD, from the coding sequence ATGAGTGGCAAGAAAATCCTCCAGATCGCCGGTGACTTCGTCGAAGACTACGAGAACATGGTTCCCTTCCAGGCTCTGCAGATGGTCGGCCACGACGTCCACGCCGTCTGCCCGGAGAAGGAAGCGGGCGACACCGTAAAGACGGCCATCCACGACTTCCGGGGCGACCAGACCTACCTCGAAACGCGCGGCCACGACTTCGAGATCACGGCGTCCCTCGTCGAGATCGACCCCGCGGACTACGACGCCCTGGTCGTCCCGGGCGGGCGTGCGCCGGAGTACCTCCGGACCTACGACGAGGTGATCGAGACCGTCCAGCACTTCTTCGAGGAAGACAAGCCCGTCGCGACGCTCTGTCACGGGCCGCAGATCCTCGCCGCCGCTGGCGTCCTCGACGGCCGGGAGATCACCTCCTACCCGGCGGTCCGGCCCGAGTGTGAACGCGCCGGCTGCTCCTGGGTCGACGGGGTCGTCACCGACGGCAACCTCGTGACCGCACAGGCGTGGCCGGACCACCCCGAGTGGCTCGCGCAGTTCCTCGACGTGCTCGGTACCGACGTCGAACACGGAGAACCCCAGACCGCCGCCGCTGACGACGACTGA
- the aglF gene encoding UTP--glucose-1-phosphate uridylyltransferase AglF codes for MQAVVIAAGEGTRLRPLTEDKPKGMVEVADKPILTHCFEKLVDLGASELLVVVGYRKQDIIEHYGDEFQGVPITYAHQREPLGIAHALLTVEEHVDDDFMMMLGDNIFRANLADVVRRQMEDRADAAFLVEEVPWEDASRYGVCDTNKYGEITEVVEKPEDPPSNLVMTGFYTFTPAIFHAAHLTQPSNRGEYEISEAIDLLLQSGRTIDAVELDGWRMDIGYPEDRDEAEERILEEEGDVAESAAE; via the coding sequence ATGCAGGCGGTCGTCATCGCGGCGGGGGAGGGAACGCGCCTCCGCCCGTTGACGGAGGACAAGCCGAAGGGCATGGTCGAGGTCGCGGACAAGCCCATCCTCACCCACTGCTTCGAGAAGCTCGTCGACCTCGGGGCGTCGGAGCTCCTCGTCGTCGTCGGCTACCGCAAGCAGGACATCATCGAGCACTACGGCGACGAGTTCCAGGGCGTCCCGATCACCTACGCCCACCAGCGCGAACCCCTCGGCATCGCCCACGCACTGCTGACCGTCGAGGAGCACGTCGACGACGACTTCATGATGATGCTCGGCGACAACATCTTCCGAGCGAACCTCGCTGACGTGGTTCGCCGGCAGATGGAGGACCGCGCGGACGCCGCCTTCCTCGTCGAGGAGGTGCCCTGGGAGGACGCCTCCCGTTACGGCGTCTGCGACACCAACAAGTACGGCGAAATCACCGAGGTCGTCGAGAAGCCCGAGGACCCGCCGAGCAACCTCGTGATGACCGGCTTCTACACGTTCACGCCGGCGATCTTCCACGCCGCCCACCTCACCCAGCCCTCCAACCGCGGCGAGTACGAGATCTCCGAGGCGATCGACCTGCTGCTCCAGTCCGGTCGCACCATCGACGCCGTCGAACTCGACGGCTGGCGGATGGACATCGGCTACCCCGAGGATCGCGACGAAGCCGAGGAGCGGATCCTCGAGGAGGAGGGGGACGTCGCGGAGTCGGCTGCGGAGTAG
- a CDS encoding multicopper oxidase family protein yields the protein MNPISRRGLLQTGAALGTVAGLPLAAASEESDGDHHASWDGSPDLEKFAQPLPIPETREPDGRDRGAPYHEVSVEAGTHSFHPDIPDSKILGFDGQFPGPIIESWQYRRLRVHFDTSDLPTEHVFEVDEEIRGTTTENYHDYDGPVPEVRQVTHFHGLNTPTASDGQADMWTSPEGVTGPRFSEPVQEIPNRNARMSTVYHDHARGISRLNNYAGLVGPYIVKGWRERHMGLPEDEHDVPLVLADRAFHEDGLLYYPDEFVANFAGDVATVNGAAWPTFEVEPRRYRFRILNPSNGRTYGLNLASEGDGHDGDSGDHDDGGEGLSMYQIATGHGFLEEVVEIGHGGDMETLVIAPFERAEVVVDFSDHAGETITMTNDAQFPYSGGSHGDGHDGGMGNMDSDGEMGGDDGHGGGDHPQIHEIMQFEVAEESDGWDRTRHPTDLRMPYRHTPTERAAQETRQISMEMQMGSDPGLHTLNDKRWGDPIEIEPQLGTTEVWEISNTSMHTHPLHLHLVEFTVIGRGQDGTEPPHPNERGGKDVVRVNPDETVRIAVKFGDFAGKYPFHCHVLEHEEHEMMRMFEVVNGHDRGNGRGRGHDREDDDDDDREWGDDDDDDGRGWG from the coding sequence ATGAATCCGATATCACGACGCGGCTTGCTCCAGACTGGTGCTGCGCTCGGCACCGTGGCTGGGCTCCCACTCGCTGCCGCGTCCGAGGAAAGCGATGGCGACCACCACGCGTCCTGGGACGGGTCGCCCGACCTCGAGAAGTTCGCCCAGCCACTCCCGATTCCCGAGACGCGTGAACCCGACGGACGGGATCGCGGTGCGCCCTATCACGAGGTCAGCGTCGAGGCGGGGACCCACTCGTTCCACCCCGACATCCCCGACTCGAAGATTCTGGGCTTCGACGGGCAGTTCCCCGGCCCGATCATCGAGAGCTGGCAGTACCGCCGGCTCCGCGTTCACTTCGACACCTCCGACCTGCCCACCGAGCACGTCTTCGAGGTCGACGAGGAGATCCGGGGGACGACCACGGAGAACTACCACGACTACGACGGGCCGGTGCCGGAGGTCCGTCAGGTCACGCACTTCCACGGGCTGAACACGCCGACGGCCAGCGACGGCCAGGCGGACATGTGGACCTCGCCCGAGGGCGTGACTGGCCCGCGGTTCTCGGAGCCCGTCCAGGAGATCCCCAACCGCAACGCCCGGATGTCCACGGTCTACCACGACCACGCCCGCGGCATCAGCCGACTCAACAACTACGCCGGCCTCGTCGGTCCGTACATCGTCAAGGGCTGGCGCGAGCGCCACATGGGGCTCCCCGAGGACGAGCACGACGTGCCGCTCGTCCTCGCCGACCGGGCCTTCCACGAGGACGGCTTGCTGTACTACCCCGACGAGTTCGTCGCGAACTTCGCCGGCGACGTCGCGACCGTCAACGGCGCCGCGTGGCCGACCTTCGAGGTCGAGCCGCGCCGGTACCGTTTCCGGATTCTCAACCCCTCGAACGGGCGAACGTACGGACTCAACCTCGCCAGCGAGGGCGACGGACACGACGGCGATAGCGGCGACCACGACGACGGCGGCGAGGGCCTCTCGATGTACCAGATCGCCACCGGCCACGGCTTCCTCGAGGAGGTCGTCGAGATCGGTCACGGCGGCGACATGGAGACGCTCGTGATCGCGCCGTTCGAGCGCGCGGAGGTCGTCGTCGACTTCTCGGATCACGCCGGGGAGACGATCACCATGACGAACGACGCCCAGTTCCCCTACTCCGGTGGCAGCCACGGCGACGGTCACGACGGCGGGATGGGGAACATGGACAGCGATGGCGAGATGGGCGGCGACGACGGCCACGGCGGCGGCGACCACCCCCAGATCCACGAGATCATGCAGTTCGAGGTCGCCGAGGAGAGCGACGGCTGGGACCGGACCCGCCACCCGACGGATCTCAGGATGCCGTACCGCCACACCCCCACCGAGCGGGCCGCCCAGGAGACCCGCCAGATCTCGATGGAGATGCAGATGGGCTCGGATCCGGGACTCCACACCCTCAATGACAAGCGCTGGGGCGATCCGATCGAGATCGAACCCCAGCTCGGCACGACCGAGGTCTGGGAGATCTCGAACACCTCGATGCACACCCACCCGCTACACCTCCACCTCGTCGAGTTCACCGTGATCGGTCGCGGCCAGGACGGCACCGAACCGCCCCACCCGAACGAGCGCGGTGGGAAGGACGTCGTCCGCGTCAATCCCGACGAGACGGTCCGCATCGCCGTGAAGTTCGGCGACTTCGCGGGCAAGTACCCCTTCCACTGCCACGTCCTCGAGCACGAGGAACACGAGATGATGCGGATGTTCGAGGTCGTGAACGGCCACGACCGCGGGAACGGCCGTGGACGCGGTCACGACAGGGAGGATGACGACGATGACGACCGCGAATGGGGCGACGACGATGACGACGACGGTCGCGGCTGGGGCTGA
- a CDS encoding nicotinate phosphoribosyltransferase, translated as MTSERFGYLTPQTLGLFTDRYELTMMRGYGENDHTPEATFSLYYRSLPTNRGYVIAAGLEQVLAYLDSIEFGERALPHLRAEGFPEGFLDVLADFEFTGDVRAVPEGTAVFPNEPLLEVTAPIEQAQLFETLVLNQVGFQSLIATKAARMRDTVDRHDEDVTLVDFGSRRAHGTDAGVKAARAAFVGGFDGTSNEAAAEAFDLPAYGTMAHSWVQSFETERAAFEAFVDVYGEDAVLLIDTYDTVAGAETALDVARERDVDVRGVRLDSGDLPALSVAVREILPAEMDVFVSSGVDEFFLREFYERDGVADGFGPGTSLTTSKDAPTLNPVYKLVAVEQDGEMTPSTKLSAGKVSYPCAKSVHRFEDEDGLARDVVARRDEDVGGRELLVDVVQDGEVVYDSPDLAAIRDRTARTLAKVPAGVRAIEDPEEYPVAISDGLAATTDRLEADLRKEAGLE; from the coding sequence ATGACCAGCGAACGATTCGGCTACCTCACGCCCCAGACCCTCGGCCTGTTCACCGATCGGTACGAACTGACCATGATGCGGGGCTACGGCGAGAACGACCACACGCCCGAGGCGACGTTCTCACTGTACTACCGTTCGCTACCGACGAACCGCGGGTACGTGATCGCCGCGGGACTCGAACAGGTCCTCGCGTACCTCGATTCCATCGAGTTCGGCGAGCGTGCCCTGCCCCACCTCCGGGCGGAGGGGTTCCCCGAGGGATTCCTCGACGTCCTCGCCGACTTCGAGTTCACCGGCGACGTGCGTGCCGTCCCGGAGGGGACCGCGGTGTTCCCGAACGAGCCGCTGCTCGAAGTCACCGCACCGATCGAACAGGCACAGCTGTTCGAGACGCTCGTGCTCAACCAGGTCGGCTTCCAGAGCCTGATCGCGACGAAGGCTGCGAGAATGCGCGACACCGTGGACCGTCACGACGAGGACGTCACGCTCGTCGACTTCGGCTCCCGTCGTGCCCACGGCACCGACGCCGGAGTGAAGGCCGCACGCGCCGCGTTCGTCGGCGGCTTCGACGGAACGTCGAACGAGGCGGCAGCGGAAGCGTTCGACCTCCCCGCGTACGGGACGATGGCCCACTCCTGGGTCCAGAGCTTCGAGACCGAGCGGGCGGCCTTCGAGGCGTTCGTCGACGTCTACGGCGAGGACGCCGTCCTCCTGATCGACACCTACGATACGGTCGCCGGCGCTGAGACCGCGCTCGACGTAGCGCGAGAACGCGACGTGGACGTCCGCGGGGTTCGCCTCGACTCCGGGGACCTCCCAGCGCTCTCCGTCGCAGTCCGTGAGATCCTGCCGGCGGAGATGGACGTCTTCGTCTCCTCCGGCGTCGACGAGTTCTTCCTGCGCGAGTTCTACGAGCGGGACGGCGTCGCCGACGGCTTCGGCCCGGGCACGTCGCTGACGACGAGCAAGGACGCGCCGACGCTCAACCCGGTGTACAAACTCGTGGCCGTCGAGCAGGACGGCGAGATGACGCCGAGCACGAAGCTCTCGGCCGGGAAAGTGTCCTACCCGTGTGCCAAGAGCGTCCACCGGTTCGAGGACGAGGACGGGTTGGCACGCGACGTCGTCGCCCGCAGGGACGAGGACGTCGGTGGTCGCGAACTCCTCGTCGACGTCGTCCAGGACGGCGAGGTGGTGTACGACAGTCCCGACCTCGCGGCGATCCGAGACAGGACGGCCCGAACGCTCGCGAAGGTCCCAGCCGGGGTACGAGCCATCGAGGACCCCGAGGAGTATCCCGTCGCGATCAGCGACGGCCTCGCGGCGACCACCGACCGCCTCGAGGCCGACCTTCGCAAGGAGGCGGGGCTCGAGTGA
- a CDS encoding PHP domain-containing protein, giving the protein MKPSRGDGSSVSRSRIDPHVKVLDESLVERATRRGLDVVVYAPHFTRLPEIERRARELSTEDLLVVPAREVFTGTYRNRKHVLALGLQEPVPDFISLDAAMAEFERQDATVLAPHPEYLTVGLTNADVRTYVEQIDAIEVYNPKYLPGDAGRSRSLAGEFDLPAFGSSYAHLGWTIGDVWTETNRTVDDADAVASAFAADGNRVSRRSGVGPRLRSISEIGHLAWENTWKKIDRIGFPGMEATHPNDDAYGGRFDEAYVY; this is encoded by the coding sequence ATGAAACCGTCCCGCGGTGACGGGTCGAGCGTGTCGAGGAGTCGGATCGACCCGCACGTGAAAGTGCTCGACGAATCGCTCGTCGAGCGAGCGACGCGTCGGGGCCTCGACGTCGTGGTCTACGCGCCGCACTTCACCCGACTCCCCGAAATCGAGCGGCGGGCCCGCGAACTCTCGACGGAGGACCTCCTCGTCGTCCCCGCCCGGGAGGTGTTCACCGGTACCTACCGGAATCGCAAGCACGTGCTCGCGCTTGGCCTCCAGGAACCGGTGCCCGACTTCATCTCCCTCGATGCCGCGATGGCCGAGTTCGAGCGCCAGGACGCGACCGTCCTCGCGCCCCATCCCGAGTACCTCACCGTCGGCCTCACGAACGCGGACGTCCGGACCTACGTCGAGCAGATCGACGCCATCGAGGTGTACAACCCGAAGTACCTCCCCGGCGACGCCGGGCGGTCGCGATCGCTCGCGGGCGAGTTCGACCTCCCCGCTTTCGGCTCCTCCTACGCCCACCTCGGCTGGACCATCGGCGACGTCTGGACCGAGACGAACCGGACGGTCGACGACGCGGACGCAGTCGCCAGCGCGTTCGCCGCCGACGGCAACCGCGTCTCGCGGCGCTCGGGGGTGGGCCCGCGACTTCGTTCGATCAGCGAGATCGGACACCTCGCCTGGGAGAACACCTGGAAGAAGATCGACCGCATCGGCTTTCCCGGCATGGAGGCGACCCACCCCAACGACGACGCGTACGGCGGTCGTTTCGACGAGGCGTACGTGTACTGA
- a CDS encoding AMP-binding protein, producing the protein MDTLEDIDEVVHEPDREFVESTNVWQFMQRYGIDDHEELIERTTTEVEGEPDSGVEWFWDVLPDELGIEFDEDYDRVRDDSDGPQFTDWYPGGKINAAHNVLDRHAARDTGARNHVACIWEGEPGDVRRITFQDLRKQADRVANALEDRGIETGDTVGLYMPMVPEVISILYGCLKVGAIAVPIFSGFGVDAVETRLSDAGCSVLFTADGFYRRGDEVYLKDTADEAIAAAREAADESVVEHTIVYDRLGASDPDSGVDVLWHEDRDEWWADSVAEADDHYETKSLPSQHPAMLLYSSGTTGQPKGIVQPHAGALLQSAKEIYFGFDHQPSDRFFWVSDIGWMMGPWTLLGNHAFGGTIFMYEGAPDHPEPDRFWRMIDEHELSVFGISPTAIRALKKQGEEWLEGHDLSSLRLLGSTGEPWDPESWKWFYDEVGGGECPIVNISGGTEIFGCFLMPMPIQSLKPCTLGAPGLGMDVDVVDPDGESIVDTTDRGFLVARDSCPSMTQSLWSGDERYLAEYWSTWDDLWDHGDFAQRDADGFWFLHGRADDAINVAGRKVGPAEVEGALIDHADVNQAAAVGVDDETTGQAVVAYVVVEPGVAETEDLRDALVGWVGEEIGKPFRPRELFFVDAFPKTQSGKIIRRAIAGTYEGEELGDMSSIENPEALDAIEDAR; encoded by the coding sequence ATGGACACCCTCGAGGACATCGACGAGGTCGTCCACGAGCCCGACCGGGAGTTCGTGGAGTCGACGAACGTCTGGCAGTTCATGCAGCGGTACGGCATCGACGACCACGAGGAACTGATCGAGCGGACGACGACAGAGGTCGAGGGCGAACCGGACTCCGGCGTCGAGTGGTTCTGGGACGTCCTGCCCGACGAACTCGGCATCGAGTTCGACGAGGACTACGACCGGGTTCGCGACGATTCCGACGGACCGCAGTTCACCGACTGGTACCCCGGCGGGAAGATCAACGCCGCGCACAACGTCCTGGATCGCCACGCCGCACGCGACACGGGCGCGCGTAATCACGTCGCCTGCATCTGGGAGGGCGAACCCGGCGACGTCCGCCGGATCACGTTCCAGGACCTCCGGAAACAGGCCGATCGCGTGGCGAACGCCCTGGAAGATCGCGGGATCGAGACGGGCGACACGGTCGGGCTGTACATGCCGATGGTCCCGGAGGTCATCTCGATCCTCTACGGCTGCCTCAAGGTCGGGGCGATCGCGGTGCCGATCTTCTCCGGCTTCGGCGTCGACGCCGTCGAGACGCGGCTGTCCGACGCCGGTTGCTCCGTGCTGTTCACGGCGGACGGCTTCTACCGACGGGGCGACGAGGTGTATCTGAAGGACACCGCCGACGAGGCGATCGCGGCTGCCCGCGAGGCGGCCGACGAGTCGGTCGTCGAGCACACTATCGTCTACGACCGCCTCGGTGCGAGCGATCCCGACAGCGGCGTCGACGTACTTTGGCACGAGGACCGCGACGAATGGTGGGCAGATTCTGTCGCCGAGGCCGACGACCACTACGAGACGAAATCGCTCCCGAGCCAGCACCCGGCGATGTTGCTGTACTCCTCGGGGACCACCGGTCAGCCGAAGGGGATCGTCCAGCCCCACGCCGGCGCGTTGCTCCAGTCGGCCAAGGAGATCTACTTCGGCTTCGACCACCAGCCCTCGGACCGCTTCTTCTGGGTGTCGGACATCGGCTGGATGATGGGCCCCTGGACCCTCCTCGGCAACCACGCCTTCGGCGGCACGATCTTCATGTACGAGGGCGCGCCGGACCACCCGGAGCCCGATCGGTTCTGGCGGATGATCGACGAGCACGAACTCTCGGTGTTCGGCATCTCGCCGACGGCGATCCGCGCGCTCAAAAAGCAGGGCGAGGAGTGGCTGGAGGGCCACGACCTCTCCTCGCTCCGGTTGCTCGGATCGACCGGCGAACCCTGGGACCCCGAGTCCTGGAAGTGGTTCTACGACGAGGTCGGGGGCGGCGAGTGCCCCATCGTCAACATCTCCGGCGGGACGGAGATTTTCGGGTGCTTCCTGATGCCGATGCCGATCCAGTCGCTCAAGCCCTGCACGCTCGGCGCCCCCGGCCTCGGGATGGACGTCGACGTCGTCGACCCGGACGGCGAGTCGATCGTCGACACGACCGACCGCGGATTCCTCGTCGCGCGGGATTCCTGTCCCTCCATGACCCAGTCGCTGTGGTCCGGCGACGAGCGCTACCTCGCGGAGTATTGGTCGACCTGGGACGACCTGTGGGACCACGGCGACTTCGCACAACGCGACGCCGACGGCTTCTGGTTCCTCCACGGCCGCGCGGACGACGCGATCAACGTCGCGGGGCGGAAGGTCGGCCCCGCGGAGGTCGAGGGCGCGCTGATCGACCACGCGGACGTCAATCAGGCCGCAGCGGTCGGCGTCGACGACGAGACGACCGGGCAGGCCGTCGTCGCCTACGTCGTCGTCGAACCCGGCGTCGCGGAGACAGAGGATCTACGAGACGCGCTCGTCGGGTGGGTCGGCGAGGAGATCGGGAAGCCGTTCCGTCCCCGGGAGCTGTTCTTCGTCGACGCGTTCCCGAAGACGCAGTCGGGGAAGATCATCCGCCGCGCGATCGCGGGCACCTACGAGGGCGAGGAACTGGGGGACATGTCCTCGATCGAGAACCCCGAGGCGCTCGACGCCATCGAGGACGCGCGGTAG